A window of Thermococcus aggregans contains these coding sequences:
- a CDS encoding cobalamin B12-binding domain-containing protein codes for MDRSKVRVLIAKPGLDGHDRGAKVIARALRDAGFEVIYTGIRQTPEQIVESVIQEDIDVLGLSILSGAHMVLIPKILKLLEEKGIKPNEDILVLAGGIIPPDDAQELEKMGVARVFGPGSPIEEIIKFIDENVPKLKKFRGES; via the coding sequence ATGGATCGCTCAAAAGTTAGGGTTCTAATAGCCAAGCCAGGATTGGATGGGCACGATAGGGGAGCAAAGGTTATAGCGAGGGCGCTGAGGGATGCGGGTTTTGAGGTCATCTACACTGGGATAAGACAAACGCCTGAACAGATCGTAGAAAGCGTCATTCAGGAGGACATAGACGTTCTCGGGTTAAGCATCCTTTCTGGAGCTCACATGGTTCTTATACCAAAGATTCTCAAGCTTTTGGAAGAGAAGGGCATAAAACCAAATGAGGATATACTTGTACTTGCAGGAGGTATAATACCCCCTGATGATGCCCAAGAACTTGAAAAAATGGGCGTCGCTAGAGTCTTTGGTCCTGGAAGTCCAATTGAGGAGATTATTAAGTTTATCGATGAGAACGTTCCAAAACTGAAGAAGTTCAGGGGAGAAAGCTAA
- a CDS encoding Maf-like protein, with the protein MRLILASQSPRRREILSKFFKNFDVIPSKVSEESIAKTPEEHAVEVARKKACDVYSRYGGTVVGADTIVVLKDKILGKPRNKEEARKMLRELSGKVHKVITGYCIIHEGKEITGYVVTEVKFRELSKEEIEWYISTGEPLDKAGAYGIQGKGGVLVEWIKGDYYNVVGFPMKIILELKNLGFKLS; encoded by the coding sequence ATGAGGCTGATCCTAGCATCCCAAAGCCCCAGAAGAAGGGAAATACTGTCCAAGTTCTTTAAGAATTTTGATGTTATCCCAAGCAAGGTTAGTGAAGAATCTATCGCAAAAACACCGGAGGAGCATGCCGTTGAAGTAGCCAGAAAAAAGGCTTGTGATGTCTACTCAAGGTATGGTGGAACTGTTGTAGGGGCAGACACAATAGTTGTTCTCAAAGACAAAATCCTTGGAAAGCCAAGAAATAAGGAAGAGGCCAGAAAAATGCTTAGGGAGTTAAGTGGAAAAGTTCACAAAGTCATAACGGGTTACTGCATAATTCACGAAGGAAAAGAAATTACGGGATATGTTGTTACCGAGGTCAAGTTCCGCGAGCTTAGTAAAGAGGAGATAGAGTGGTATATTTCCACAGGTGAGCCTCTCGACAAAGCAGGTGCCTATGGAATTCAGGGGAAAGGTGGCGTTCTGGTGGAATGGATAAAGGGTGATTATTACAATGTTGTTGGCTTTCCAATGAAAATAATCCTTGAACTTAAAAATCTAGGATTCAAACTCTCATAG
- a CDS encoding LAGLIDADG family homing endonuclease — protein MKVFVADTSVIVDGRLTQYLNRINEKVKVIIPEAVVAEIEHQANEGKAIGHTGLEELKKLRKLADEDKILLEFYGERPELWQIRRAKAGEIDHMIREVARELNAILITGDQVQRDIAIAKGIEVIYLESRKEVKHRLEDFFDEHTMSVHLKAGVKPLAKKGKPGQWKLVPIRDKELTDEELEEIADDIVERARRDPESFIELDEPGATVVQLRNYRIVIAKPPFADRIEITAVRPITKLSIEDYDLSEKLLERLMDKAEGILIAGAPGEGKCLPPETPVLLADGTFAPVSSLRSGMSVVTLSHNKTEVQKIERVYRRVETKLLKLKTATGREITLSPNHPVLTIRNGFVVWEDAGNLEIGSPIAVPKKIAVKSDLPNEIWVGELVSEGFFARLKDGSVVPVNEASPNETVSVFYRGRNYRSSREIPPVIKLNEEFFEFLGFMWAEGSGSVFEFNNFDGKLIKHFKQLVKSVFSVPEEDFYFVSPGRLRVRNSKTIEKLLRAMGYPEKEKARTIKVPQLVLKADERRIAAFLRGVFEGDGYIGKELEIATASRDFAQGIHYLLLRIGIPSIVSKKKVKSRYYYRVLVKNSDDIRRFYELIRPRFKVEGFERHLDTQANPNVGTIPAGETVKALGLLLRKPFKDPLKTSYSADRLRRVYQEYLTLYRDYLGIEGEVRKLMQYAKELGRWKEIVELVDSQVSNGFYRRNGIDEQGPKLWLKGERSPMPSTIAKLISAFHRESGLLEREAKIWKSLGDDVRGLLTVIFEKIGRSTYGTMSQAMLSLFLSGAEVQVPTLRKLIEKAVEEYYTRAEFIEEYLAHLRLMLDENIFWDRVKEIEVIEGEFEVYDITVPNHNFIAGSTPVLVHNSTFAQALAEWYASMGKIVKTMEKPRDLQVSEEITQYTALGGRMEKTGDVLLLVRPDYTIFDEMRKTSDFKIYADLRLAGVGMVGVVHATKPIDAIQRFIGRVELGMIPQIVDTVIFIKSGNVAKVLTLEYKVKVPSGMTEEDLARPVIEVRDFMTGELEYEIYTYGEEISVVPVKKEEKPPALKLAEKKLKQEIKKFLPDVYTEVELASPHKAIIYADEFDIPAIIGKKGKRISEIEKKLGISIDVRSFDEKLAEMPKEKIPVEAEEKKKQIVLRVSPDFAKKPLKFFAGDQYIFTATPSRKGLVKVNKNTPIGKELKRVLDAGIEIWASL, from the coding sequence GTGAAGGTATTTGTTGCGGACACAAGCGTTATAGTTGATGGAAGGCTCACCCAGTATCTTAATAGGATTAACGAAAAGGTCAAGGTAATCATTCCTGAGGCAGTCGTTGCTGAGATTGAGCACCAGGCAAATGAAGGCAAGGCTATAGGGCACACTGGACTTGAAGAGTTAAAGAAACTCAGAAAGCTCGCAGATGAGGACAAGATTCTTTTAGAGTTCTATGGTGAGAGACCAGAGCTGTGGCAGATCAGAAGGGCAAAAGCTGGAGAAATTGACCACATGATAAGAGAAGTTGCCAGAGAGCTTAACGCAATTCTCATAACCGGAGATCAGGTGCAAAGAGACATTGCCATAGCAAAGGGCATAGAGGTAATCTATTTAGAGAGCAGGAAAGAAGTCAAACACAGACTCGAAGACTTTTTTGATGAGCATACAATGAGCGTTCACCTAAAGGCAGGTGTGAAGCCTCTAGCAAAGAAAGGAAAGCCTGGCCAGTGGAAACTCGTTCCCATAAGGGATAAGGAGCTTACCGATGAGGAGCTTGAAGAGATTGCAGACGACATAGTTGAGAGGGCTAGGAGAGACCCAGAATCTTTTATAGAACTCGATGAACCCGGGGCTACAGTAGTTCAGTTAAGGAACTATCGTATAGTTATAGCAAAACCCCCGTTTGCCGATAGAATAGAAATTACAGCGGTCAGGCCAATAACCAAATTGAGCATAGAGGATTACGACCTGAGCGAGAAGCTCCTTGAGAGGCTCATGGACAAGGCCGAGGGAATACTCATAGCTGGAGCGCCGGGTGAAGGGAAGTGCCTGCCTCCAGAAACCCCAGTACTCCTTGCCGATGGGACTTTTGCCCCCGTTTCCTCACTGCGGTCTGGAATGAGTGTGGTGACGCTCTCCCACAACAAGACTGAAGTCCAGAAAATTGAAAGGGTGTACCGGAGAGTTGAAACAAAGCTCCTCAAACTGAAAACCGCAACCGGAAGAGAGATAACCTTGAGTCCAAACCATCCGGTCTTGACGATAAGAAACGGTTTTGTTGTTTGGGAAGATGCGGGCAACCTTGAGATAGGCTCTCCCATAGCGGTTCCGAAAAAAATAGCGGTGAAGTCGGACCTTCCAAATGAGATTTGGGTTGGAGAGTTAGTCAGCGAAGGCTTCTTTGCGCGGCTAAAGGACGGAAGCGTTGTTCCCGTAAATGAAGCGTCGCCCAATGAGACGGTTAGCGTGTTCTACAGGGGGCGGAATTACAGGAGCTCACGTGAGATACCGCCCGTTATCAAGCTCAATGAAGAGTTCTTTGAATTCCTAGGCTTCATGTGGGCAGAGGGGTCAGGAAGCGTCTTTGAGTTCAACAATTTTGATGGGAAACTAATCAAACATTTCAAGCAATTGGTTAAGTCCGTGTTCAGCGTGCCGGAGGAGGACTTCTACTTTGTCTCACCGGGCAGATTGCGCGTTAGGAACTCGAAGACGATAGAGAAACTCCTCAGGGCCATGGGATACCCTGAGAAAGAAAAAGCAAGGACGATAAAAGTCCCCCAGCTCGTCCTCAAGGCAGATGAGAGGAGAATAGCCGCCTTCCTCAGAGGAGTGTTTGAGGGCGACGGATACATCGGGAAGGAACTTGAAATAGCAACCGCGAGCAGGGACTTTGCCCAGGGAATTCACTACCTGCTCCTCCGTATAGGAATTCCATCCATAGTTTCAAAGAAAAAGGTCAAAAGCCGCTATTACTATAGGGTGCTTGTCAAAAATTCGGACGACATCAGAAGGTTTTATGAACTCATTAGACCAAGATTTAAGGTCGAAGGGTTTGAGAGGCACCTGGATACACAGGCAAACCCCAACGTGGGCACTATCCCAGCGGGTGAGACCGTGAAGGCACTCGGCCTGTTGCTCCGTAAACCCTTCAAAGACCCGCTTAAGACTTCATACTCAGCAGACAGACTGAGGAGAGTCTACCAAGAATACCTCACACTTTATAGGGATTATCTTGGGATTGAAGGAGAAGTTAGGAAGCTTATGCAGTACGCGAAGGAGCTGGGCCGCTGGAAAGAAATCGTTGAACTCGTGGATTCTCAAGTCTCAAACGGATTCTACAGAAGAAACGGAATCGATGAACAGGGGCCAAAGCTGTGGTTGAAGGGCGAAAGGAGTCCCATGCCCTCGACTATAGCCAAGCTGATAAGCGCATTTCACAGAGAGAGCGGTCTGCTTGAACGGGAAGCAAAAATATGGAAGTCTCTCGGCGATGATGTTAGGGGATTGCTAACCGTTATATTCGAGAAGATAGGGCGCTCCACATACGGAACAATGTCCCAAGCAATGCTCAGCCTTTTCCTGTCTGGGGCAGAGGTTCAGGTTCCAACGCTGAGAAAACTTATCGAGAAAGCGGTCGAGGAATACTACACTAGGGCTGAGTTCATTGAAGAGTACCTTGCTCATCTGCGCCTCATGCTCGACGAAAACATATTCTGGGATAGAGTCAAGGAGATCGAAGTCATTGAAGGCGAATTTGAGGTCTACGACATAACAGTACCCAACCACAACTTCATAGCGGGTAGTACGCCGGTATTGGTTCACAACTCGACCTTCGCCCAGGCCTTAGCGGAGTGGTACGCGAGCATGGGCAAGATAGTTAAAACCATGGAGAAGCCAAGAGACCTCCAGGTTAGTGAAGAGATAACTCAGTATACAGCACTTGGAGGAAGAATGGAGAAAACTGGAGACGTTTTGCTATTAGTTAGGCCAGATTATACGATATTCGACGAGATGAGGAAGACAAGTGACTTTAAGATCTACGCAGACCTAAGGCTGGCTGGAGTGGGAATGGTTGGTGTCGTGCACGCTACAAAGCCCATAGACGCTATCCAGAGATTCATCGGAAGAGTAGAGCTTGGAATGATTCCCCAGATAGTTGATACAGTAATCTTCATAAAATCCGGAAATGTCGCCAAAGTTCTGACTTTAGAGTACAAGGTTAAGGTTCCCAGCGGAATGACAGAAGAGGATTTAGCGAGGCCAGTTATAGAAGTTAGGGACTTCATGACGGGCGAGCTTGAATACGAGATTTACACCTACGGTGAAGAAATAAGCGTTGTTCCTGTAAAGAAAGAAGAGAAGCCACCAGCACTAAAACTCGCAGAGAAGAAGCTCAAACAAGAAATCAAAAAGTTTCTCCCTGACGTTTATACGGAGGTTGAGCTTGCAAGTCCACACAAGGCAATAATATACGCCGATGAATTCGACATTCCTGCAATCATAGGTAAAAAAGGCAAGAGGATCAGCGAAATAGAGAAAAAGCTTGGAATAAGCATTGATGTAAGGAGCTTTGACGAGAAGCTTGCAGAAATGCCTAAGGAAAAGATTCCTGTGGAAGCTGAAGAAAAGAAGAAGCAGATAGTTCTTAGAGTTTCACCAGACTTCGCAAAGAAACCTCTCAAATTCTTTGCAGGCGACCAGTACATTTTCACAGCCACTCCATCGAGGAAGGGGCTTGTAAAGGTTAACAAAAACACTCCAATAGGCAAAGAGCTTAAAAGAGTGTTGGATGCGGGAATTGAAATTTGGGCTTCCCTTTGA
- the mce gene encoding methylmalonyl-CoA epimerase, whose protein sequence is MIKKVDHIGIAVKNLEEAIKIWENLGLKVEEIEEVPDQKVRTAIFHAGETRIELLEATAEDSPIAKFIEKRGEGIHHIALGVENIEEHLEKLKEKGFRLIDEKPRIGAGGAKIAFVHPKSVGGVLLELCEREE, encoded by the coding sequence ATGATAAAGAAAGTCGACCACATTGGGATTGCCGTTAAGAACCTTGAAGAAGCCATAAAAATTTGGGAAAACCTTGGGTTGAAGGTTGAAGAAATTGAGGAAGTTCCTGACCAGAAAGTTAGGACTGCAATATTCCATGCAGGTGAAACAAGAATTGAGCTCTTGGAGGCAACTGCAGAGGATTCTCCAATAGCGAAGTTCATCGAAAAGAGGGGAGAGGGAATACACCACATAGCCCTTGGAGTTGAGAATATTGAGGAGCACTTGGAGAAGCTCAAGGAAAAGGGATTCAGGCTTATCGATGAAAAGCCCAGAATAGGAGCAGGTGGGGCTAAAATAGCTTTTGTACATCCTAAGAGCGTTGGCGGAGTTCTCCTTGAGCTTTGCGAAAGAGAAGAATGA
- the meaB gene encoding methylmalonyl Co-A mutase-associated GTPase MeaB, with the protein MIDELIERMLKGDKRATARLITLVENDEEKAREIVKKIYPYTGDAYIVGITGPPGSGKSTLVDKLIKKARDEGKIVGVIAVDPTSPFTGGALLGDRIRMQRHSTDQGVFIRSMATRGSLGGLAKATNDAIKILDAYGCDVIFVETVGVGQIEVDIVKTADTVVLVTVPGLGDDIQAIKAGLMEIADIFVVNKADKEGAEATMFELELMLDLEKEKWEKKGWRPPVISTVAFTNKGIDQLWEAINKHKAFLMESGEIEKKRKFRVEEEIKAIVSSTIARKIGEMMEDNEIARLIDKIVNRELDPYSAADLVLEKALGVKV; encoded by the coding sequence ATGATAGACGAGTTAATTGAGAGGATGCTTAAAGGAGATAAGAGGGCAACCGCAAGGCTGATAACGTTAGTAGAGAACGACGAAGAAAAAGCGAGAGAGATAGTCAAAAAAATCTACCCTTATACCGGAGATGCTTATATCGTCGGAATAACAGGTCCACCGGGTTCTGGGAAATCAACTCTGGTTGATAAACTAATAAAAAAAGCCAGAGATGAAGGAAAAATAGTGGGAGTTATAGCCGTAGACCCTACTTCCCCCTTTACAGGAGGGGCTCTTCTTGGAGATAGGATAAGGATGCAAAGACATTCCACAGATCAGGGCGTTTTCATAAGGAGCATGGCAACGAGGGGATCCCTTGGGGGGTTAGCAAAGGCAACCAACGATGCGATAAAAATACTCGATGCCTATGGATGTGATGTCATCTTTGTGGAAACCGTAGGTGTGGGACAGATTGAAGTGGACATTGTAAAAACTGCCGATACAGTGGTTCTAGTCACTGTTCCTGGCTTGGGTGATGATATCCAGGCCATAAAAGCCGGTTTAATGGAAATAGCAGACATCTTTGTAGTCAACAAAGCTGACAAGGAAGGTGCAGAGGCTACAATGTTTGAGCTTGAGCTAATGCTTGACCTTGAGAAGGAGAAATGGGAGAAAAAGGGCTGGAGGCCGCCGGTGATTTCTACAGTGGCTTTTACCAATAAGGGAATTGACCAGCTTTGGGAAGCTATCAATAAACACAAAGCTTTCTTGATGGAAAGTGGGGAGATCGAAAAGAAGAGGAAATTCAGGGTAGAGGAAGAGATTAAGGCTATTGTCTCAAGTACAATTGCAAGAAAAATTGGAGAAATGATGGAAGATAACGAAATAGCTCGGCTTATAGATAAGATTGTAAATAGGGAGCTTGATCCATACTCTGCCGCTGATCTTGTTTTGGAGAAAGCTTTGGGGGTGAAAGTATGA
- a CDS encoding ribonuclease P protein component 4 yields the protein MAKKFIKRKEQREKKKIALERINILFSLAERVFPYDKELANRYVEIALAVQQKAKVRMPRKWKRRYCKKCHSFLVPGVNARVRLRQKRMPHVVIQCLECGHIMRYPYLREKKERRKKKEAETSERKD from the coding sequence ATGGCAAAAAAGTTCATAAAACGCAAGGAGCAGAGGGAAAAGAAAAAGATCGCCCTTGAGAGAATAAATATTCTTTTTAGCTTGGCTGAGAGGGTCTTTCCTTATGATAAAGAGCTGGCAAATCGATATGTTGAGATAGCCTTAGCAGTCCAACAAAAGGCCAAAGTTAGAATGCCGAGGAAATGGAAAAGGAGATACTGCAAGAAATGCCATTCTTTCCTTGTCCCCGGTGTTAATGCAAGAGTCAGGCTAAGACAGAAGAGAATGCCCCATGTTGTCATACAATGCTTGGAATGCGGGCACATAATGAGGTATCCGTATTTGAGGGAAAAGAAGGAGCGGAGGAAAAAGAAAGAAGCAGAAACATCGGAAAGGAAAGATTAA
- a CDS encoding PHP domain-containing protein yields MDLHTHTVFSDGIGNIRDNIAEAERKGLKIVGISDHVHFFTPHLLNSYLSLIGQAKKESETIVLAGVEANILPEGVDISYDFRKKLDYVIASVHLYLEPGRHDEYLELIKLAIQDENVDIIGHFGNVFPYIGYPSMEEYKEIVDLAAEYGKAFEISSRYRVPELDFIKLCIKRGVKLTFASDAHQPRDVGSISWSLKAFKKAGGRKEDLLFSELL; encoded by the coding sequence ATGGATCTCCATACTCACACAGTGTTTTCTGATGGAATTGGGAATATAAGGGACAACATAGCAGAGGCCGAGAGAAAGGGATTAAAGATTGTTGGAATCAGCGACCATGTACATTTCTTCACGCCTCATTTGCTCAACTCGTACCTATCCCTCATAGGACAGGCTAAAAAGGAAAGCGAGACAATCGTGCTAGCTGGAGTTGAAGCCAATATCCTCCCGGAGGGAGTTGATATAAGTTATGACTTTAGAAAAAAGCTCGATTATGTAATAGCCTCTGTGCACCTTTACCTTGAGCCTGGAAGACATGATGAGTACCTTGAACTCATAAAACTCGCAATTCAAGATGAAAACGTGGACATAATAGGCCACTTTGGAAACGTTTTCCCCTATATCGGTTACCCTTCGATGGAGGAATACAAGGAAATCGTCGACCTTGCAGCGGAGTACGGAAAAGCCTTTGAGATAAGCTCCCGCTACAGGGTGCCGGAGTTGGATTTCATAAAGCTGTGCATAAAGCGGGGAGTGAAGCTCACCTTTGCAAGCGATGCCCACCAGCCAAGAGACGTTGGAAGCATAAGCTGGAGCTTAAAGGCTTTTAAAAAAGCCGGCGGTAGAAAAGAAGATTTACTTTTCTCAGAGCTCCTATGA
- the serS gene encoding serine--tRNA ligase produces MLDIKLIRENPDLVKGDLIKRGELEKLKWVDEILELDKKWRENLKKINALRRERNKLAIEIGKRKKAGEPVDELLAKSNEIAKQIEEIERENKEIKEKIDYYLWRLPNITHESVPIGKDDTENVPIKFWGKARVWKGHLESFLEQSQGKMEYEVIEWKPQLHADLLPKLGGADFERAAKVSGSRFFYLLNELVILDLALIRFALDKLIEKGFTPVIPPYMVRRYVEEGVTSFEDFEDVIYKVEGEDLYLIPTSEHPLAGFHANEILDGKDLPLLYAGVSPCFRKEAGTAGKDTKGIFRVHQFHKVEQFVYSRPEESWEWHEKLLQNAEEIFQALEIPYRVVNICTGDLGYVAAKKYDIETWMSAQGKFREVVSCSNCTDWQARRLNIRFRDKPNEKPRFVHTLNSTAIATSRAIVAIIENFQEEDGTVKIPKVLWPYTGFKEIVPVEKKK; encoded by the coding sequence ATGCTTGATATAAAGCTCATCCGCGAAAATCCGGACTTGGTAAAGGGCGACCTAATAAAGCGTGGGGAGTTAGAGAAGCTCAAGTGGGTAGACGAAATTCTTGAACTCGATAAGAAGTGGAGAGAAAACCTAAAGAAAATTAACGCCCTCAGGAGAGAAAGGAACAAGCTTGCTATAGAGATAGGCAAAAGGAAAAAGGCAGGAGAGCCTGTAGATGAACTTTTAGCAAAGAGCAATGAGATAGCAAAGCAGATTGAAGAAATCGAGAGGGAAAACAAAGAAATCAAAGAAAAAATTGACTATTACCTCTGGCGTTTGCCCAATATAACCCACGAAAGCGTTCCCATAGGAAAAGACGACACAGAAAACGTCCCAATAAAATTCTGGGGTAAAGCAAGGGTATGGAAAGGCCACTTAGAGAGCTTTTTAGAGCAGAGCCAAGGAAAAATGGAATACGAAGTAATCGAATGGAAGCCCCAGCTTCACGCTGACCTCTTACCCAAACTTGGAGGAGCTGACTTTGAAAGAGCCGCAAAGGTTAGCGGTTCAAGGTTCTTCTACCTCTTAAACGAACTCGTAATTCTCGACCTGGCATTGATAAGGTTTGCTCTCGACAAGCTCATTGAAAAAGGGTTTACTCCAGTAATACCACCCTACATGGTTAGAAGGTATGTTGAAGAGGGAGTCACAAGCTTTGAGGACTTCGAGGACGTTATCTACAAAGTTGAAGGAGAAGACCTTTACCTAATACCCACATCAGAGCACCCGCTTGCAGGTTTCCATGCAAATGAAATCCTTGACGGAAAAGACTTGCCCCTTCTCTACGCTGGAGTTAGCCCGTGTTTCAGAAAAGAAGCGGGAACTGCTGGAAAAGACACCAAAGGAATATTTAGAGTGCACCAGTTCCATAAAGTTGAGCAGTTCGTGTATTCAAGGCCAGAAGAAAGCTGGGAATGGCATGAAAAGCTCCTCCAAAATGCAGAGGAAATCTTCCAAGCTCTTGAAATCCCATACAGAGTTGTCAACATATGTACCGGTGATTTGGGCTACGTTGCGGCAAAGAAGTACGACATAGAGACGTGGATGAGTGCGCAAGGGAAGTTTAGGGAAGTAGTGAGCTGTTCAAACTGTACAGACTGGCAGGCAAGAAGGCTAAACATTAGATTTAGGGACAAGCCAAATGAAAAGCCGCGCTTTGTTCACACCCTTAACTCCACAGCAATAGCGACATCAAGAGCAATAGTTGCGATAATTGAAAACTTCCAAGAGGAGGACGGAACGGTTAAGATACCAAAAGTCCTCTGGCCGTATACAGGATTTAAGGAGATAGTGCCGGTGGAAAAGAAGAAGTGA
- a CDS encoding molybdenum cofactor synthesis domain-containing protein codes for MAFLKVVPLEEALNVINSLPLEPKIEDVALEDALGRVLAEDIRSPADVPPFDRATVDGYAVRSQDTWNASESNPVVLKVIGEIHAGEEPQIELKEGEAAYISTGAVLPKGADAVIEFEIVERKGDEVIISKPTYPQAGVMKAGADIPKGKLILKRGTKLGFKETALLSAVGISKVKVFAKPKVAVISTGNEVILPGEELRRGKIYDINGRAISDAVKELGGEAYFLGIARDNEESLKEKIVEGLKYDIVILSGGASGGTRDLTASIIEELGEIKVHGIAIQPGKPTIIGVIQGKPIFGLPGYPTSCLTNFTLLVAPLIRKLLGGEFKAERTKKRLAHKVFSVKGRRQFLPVKLEGEIAKPILKGSGAVTSFIEADGFVEIPENVEILEEGEEIDVILFRF; via the coding sequence ATGGCATTTTTGAAAGTGGTTCCTCTTGAAGAAGCACTAAACGTCATTAACTCTTTACCGCTCGAGCCGAAAATTGAAGATGTTGCCTTGGAAGATGCTCTGGGGAGAGTTCTCGCAGAGGACATAAGGTCTCCTGCAGATGTACCCCCTTTTGATAGAGCCACGGTGGATGGATATGCCGTAAGAAGTCAAGATACATGGAACGCGAGCGAGAGCAACCCAGTAGTTCTAAAAGTAATTGGGGAAATTCATGCCGGAGAAGAGCCCCAAATTGAACTCAAAGAAGGAGAAGCGGCATACATATCAACTGGAGCAGTCTTGCCAAAAGGCGCAGACGCTGTGATAGAGTTTGAGATTGTGGAGAGGAAAGGGGACGAGGTAATAATCTCTAAGCCCACTTACCCTCAAGCGGGTGTAATGAAAGCTGGAGCAGATATCCCCAAGGGAAAGCTCATTCTAAAGAGAGGAACGAAATTAGGCTTTAAGGAAACCGCGCTCCTATCTGCTGTTGGAATAAGTAAGGTAAAGGTCTTTGCAAAGCCCAAGGTGGCGGTAATCAGCACGGGAAATGAAGTTATTTTGCCGGGAGAAGAGCTTAGACGTGGAAAGATTTACGATATCAACGGACGAGCTATAAGCGACGCCGTTAAAGAACTTGGAGGCGAGGCTTACTTCCTCGGAATAGCCCGAGATAACGAAGAAAGCTTGAAAGAGAAAATAGTTGAAGGGCTCAAATACGACATAGTAATCTTATCCGGCGGAGCGAGTGGGGGAACGAGGGATTTGACGGCTTCGATAATAGAGGAGCTTGGCGAGATAAAGGTGCATGGAATAGCAATACAGCCCGGTAAGCCGACTATCATTGGAGTTATCCAAGGAAAGCCCATTTTTGGACTTCCGGGGTATCCTACGTCGTGCCTAACGAACTTTACCCTTCTTGTTGCTCCCTTAATTAGAAAGCTCCTAGGAGGGGAATTCAAAGCTGAGAGAACCAAAAAGAGATTGGCTCACAAAGTGTTCTCCGTGAAGGGAAGGAGGCAGTTTTTGCCGGTTAAACTGGAAGGAGAAATCGCTAAACCAATTTTAAAAGGAAGCGGGGCAGTTACAAGCTTTATCGAGGCGGACGGCTTCGTTGAGATTCCAGAGAACGTTGAGATACTCGAGGAAGGGGAGGAAATTGACGTTATTTTGTTCCGCTTTTAA